GTTTTTCGGCAGCCGCAAGATGGTCCAGGTCCTCAAAGCAGAGGGCCGGGAAGTCAACCGCAAGCGGATCCAGCGGCTGATGCGTGTGATGGATTTGGAAGGCATGGCCCCGAAGCCCAACACCAGCAAGCCAGCGCCGGAGCATCCAGTTTTCCCGTATTTGCTGCGGAACCTGAAGGTCTCGCGGCCGAACCAGGTGTGGGCCGCGGACATCACCTACATCCCGATGGCGCGCGGCTTCGCGTATCTGGTCGCGATCATGGACTGGTACTCGAGGCGGGTTCTGGCTTGGCGCTTGTCCAATACCCTGGACACCGGGTTCTGCGTAGAGGCGTTGCTGGACGCCCTGTCGCGCCACCCAGCGCCCGGCATCTTCAACACGGACCAGGGGGCTCAGTTCACCGCCGACGACTTCATCGAGGCGCTCCGGGACCGAGGAGTCCGCATCAGCATGGACGGCAAGGGCCGCTGCCTCGACAACGTGTTTGTGGAGCGGCTATGGCGCTCGCTCAAGTACGAGGAGGTCTACTTGCACGCCTACGACAGCATGTACGAGGCTCGGGCCGGTATCGGTTCGTACTTCAGTTTCTACAACTCACGACGCCCGCACCAAGCCCTGGGCTACCAGACTCCGGCCGCGTTCTACGACGGCTTGATCCACAGGGCTGCATAAGGTTATCCACGCTCAAACACAGACCGTTCACAGGTTACGAGTCTCCCCCCCGGACCCCCCCTCACAGGAAGCTCCCTTCGGTCGCTTCCGCCCCAATATGACGACGAAGATGATGGTCAAACCTCCAGCAGGAACTACCTTAACGGAACCCCATTTTGGTCCACAAAATGGGGTCCACCTCACACGGCACGCGGGCGATCGCCAAAGCTGTGCGTGTGTCGCGCGGCGCGGTACGCAAGGTGGTCGCCAGTGGCTCGTCCAAGGTGCAGCCACTGAACCGGCCCGAGAAAGCCGAGCGGCACCACGACGACATCGTGGAGCTGCTGGCGCAGTGCCAGGGCAATCTCGTGCGCGTCCACGAGGAACTCGAGGCGAACGGTGCCGAGGTGTCCTACCCTGCACTGACCGCGTACTGCCGCCGCCACGGCATCGGCCACGAGCCGAAGCAGCCTGCTGGACAGTACGACCACAAGCCGGGCAAGGAGATGCAGCACGACACCTCCCCGCACCAGGCGCACATCTCGGGTCGCGAGCAGAAGGTCCAGATCGCCGGGCTGGCGCTGGCCTACTCGCGGCTGGCGTACATTCAGCTGTACCCGCGCTTTACGCGCTTCGAGTGCAAGGTCTTCCTCGACGATGCGATCGACTACGTCGGCGGTGTCTGCGGGGTCTGCATGGTCGACAACACGAGCGTGATCGTTCTTCACGGAACGGGCGCCGACATGGTGCCGGTGCCGCAGATGGCGGCATTTGCCGAGCAACGCGGTTTCGAGTTTCGGGCGCACGAAAAGGGGGACGCCAATCGCTCGGCGGTCGTCGAGGGGCTGTTCAACTTCGTGCAGAACAACTTCCTTGCCGGCCGAGAGTTTCACAACTTCACTGAGCAGCGTCTGCGGGCTCTGTGGCGCAACAGGGCGCACCGCTTGCTGTCGCTCCTTCGCGGGCTGTTGCTCGAGCCCTTGACCCACACGTTCCACCACCCGGCGGACCAGATTCTCGCTGACCGTCGAACCGCTGTGATGCACCCGCCAGCGCTCGGCCGCCTCGCCAAACACGGTGCTGACTCCGAAGTCGAGCACCCGAGCCAGCATCTTCGGCGACAGCTCGCCCTGCGAGGGCAACCCAAGCTCAAGGTCCAACGGGTAGAATCCGTGCTCGCATCCCTCGCAGTAGTGATAGTGGCGCCGCAGTTCGATTTCGCCACTCAT
The Pseudomonadota bacterium DNA segment above includes these coding regions:
- a CDS encoding IS3 family transposase; translated protein: FFGSRKMVQVLKAEGREVNRKRIQRLMRVMDLEGMAPKPNTSKPAPEHPVFPYLLRNLKVSRPNQVWAADITYIPMARGFAYLVAIMDWYSRRVLAWRLSNTLDTGFCVEALLDALSRHPAPGIFNTDQGAQFTADDFIEALRDRGVRISMDGKGRCLDNVFVERLWRSLKYEEVYLHAYDSMYEARAGIGSYFSFYNSRRPHQALGYQTPAAFYDGLIHRAA